The nucleotide sequence TGACCTTGAGCAGTTCATCCAGTCCCAGTACAACCGTCCATACAACGTCGTCAGCGCCCTGCAGACGTTCAACGACAACGACGCCCTGCACATCGCCGAGGTCGCCCTCACCCACACCGCCCTGGACGGCACCGGCAAGATCGTCCATCGACCGGGCGTGGGCCCGGAAAGCCTCGCGCAGATAGCGGCATGGCAGACCGGCGAAGGCGGCGAGCCGACACCCGAGATCCTGCTGAGCGACCTGGCCAGCCGCAACCTCATCCCTGCCGGTGACTACCTCATCGACATCTGCTGGTGACAGAGCCGGGCCCCGCCCGCGCCCTTGGGCGGGGCCCTTCTGCCCCTCCCCGCGAGCGCCTCGCCAGCTCCGCCCGCCTCGCCCGGCTCGCCGCTCAAGGCGCGGGCTGGGCCGGCGGTCGCAGCATCCAACCTCACCGCTCGCGTACGAGCAATGGAGATCGCTCCCGTAAATTCCCGTGCCACCCCTCCGGAGCCCATGTGATTCATCAGCGCCCCCTGGGCCCCCTCCAGCAAAGAGCGTTGATCAACCTCGCCGCGCTCAACTCCGGCTCTTGGAAGCGGGGTTGTGGTTGGCAGATCGGAACACCCTCACAGACCGAACGCATCCTGGACTCGCTCGCAGAGCGAGGCTTCGCCTCGAAGACCACTGCCAGCGGCCGTTTCGACGCGACAGAGGCAGGACTCAACTACCTCGGCTGGTACACATGCCATACCTGCACCCGGCTGACCCGCCGGCCCCACCGGGGGCACTTCCTGGGCACCGACCGCCACATTCGCTGCCAGATGTGCTTCAAGGAGACCTCCATCGGGCTGTGCGAGCGTTGCTCGGGCGAGTGCCAGAGTTTCCGGCCAGGCCCTCGCGTCAGCGTTTACCACCTCGCCGTCAGCCGTATCTGCCACGACGTCCTGATCACCGCGACCGCCGGACAGGACTGCGGGCCTGTCCATGTCCCTGCCCTGCACTGAGCAGCTGGACCAGGGCTCGCTCGTCCCGGTCGCCTTCTCCCGGCCGCGGCAGGGCATACCACCGCTCTTGCCGGGCCCGTTCCCAACTCACCGCTAGGAGCAACTTGTCCCGCTACACCCAGATACCTCAACCACACGTCCCGGCCCCGAGTACCGCATGGCAGTGGGCCGCGGACTTCGACCAGACAGCCGACGACATCGAGGCCGGGCAGACCCAGCCGGCTTTGGACTATTCCGGCCGTCCCTTCCGGCCCGCCGATCACCGCTCTCTTGCCGCGGCGCTGCGCGTCAACGCGCTGATCGGAGTCCTCACGATCGACGGCGTGCCGGCGATGGGCGAGGGGTGGGCTCTGTCCCCTCACCCGGTCCGCGTGACCCAGCAGGGCAACTCTTTCGGGTTCGGGGACTGCCCGGCCGCGGTGGAATTCCCACTGCTGTCCAGCCTCGACGAAGCCGTCCCCGCGTTCTACCGGGCTCTCGCCCGCACCGTACGAGGGTGCCGCTTCGGGGAGAAGAACCCGTTTGGCTCCCCGGCGTGGACCCACACCCCCTGTCAGCCCTGCTCCCAGTGGGCCGATCAGTACCTCGCAGAACTCATTCCGGCATCCTGACCCTGTCCCGCACCGGCCTGCGTCCCTGACTACGGGGCGCTCGCCGACAGCGACTCGGCCGCGTGCCCACGCGCAACAGGATCCCGATGCGGCACAGCGGTTGCCGCCCCACACCGGTCAAGGTAATATCTTAATTGTCAACAGGGATCCCTTTTGGGATGTGTCCCCTCTACAGCGCAGTTCCGCGCCGCGCTGGATCACCCAGCCCACCCACCGCAAAGGAAGGAGAGCACACCATGCCATCGGCGCAGCCCCACCAGGCCACGGCGCCCGAGGCCGCTTACGTGCCCCGGCCGAACGCAGAGCGCTGGGACGTACGCCTGGCCCGGACGGTGCTCACCACCCGCACCCACTACGCCGACATCGACAACCAGCTCGTTGCGCCCGACGGCTTCTCGATCGGGCCGCACCAAGGTGACGTGCTGGTGCAGTGGACGCAGGACCACAACTTTGCCGTACCGCGCCGCCCCGGTCGCCGCCGGCGGTGGGACGCCGCCCTCGACCAGATCGAGGAGGCTCTGGAGGACGCCGGCTTCACCGGTCTGCGCCGCACGGTCAAGTCGGTCCAGGCCCGTGCCCCCCTGTCGGCCACCGCACAGACCATCGCCCGTGTCCACCCCACGGACGCGCCCTGGAAGTTCACGGACACTGTGTGCTTCGAGGGGTACGACCGCAAGACGGTAGGCGGCTTGGTCGGTCTCCTCGACAACTGTGGCTCCCGTTCTGTCCTGTTCGCCACCGACGCGCAGGGCACCCAGGTCGGGAGCGGGTACCGCGACCGCCCCCACGCGGTCCACGGCCTGGCCCACCACTACGGCCTGCCGATGCCGCTGCTGATCGTCCAAGAGCGCGACGAGGACCGGTGAGCCCGCCTGCCGGCAGTATGAGCTGGCTGCAGCGCGCCGCGCTGGCCTCGGCACGGGTGCACCACGCCGGCCATGTGCCGGCAGCCATTCGCGGGCAGGAACTGCAGGCACTGGCACATCGCGGCCTGGTGGAGGCCCTCCCGGGCATCGAGCTCGTGGACCTCCACCGTCCCTGCATCGCAGCGCAGTTCCGCATCACAGCTGCGGGCAGGCGCCGGGCCGAAGCCACACCGCGACCGCAGCTGATTGTGGTGCCGTGCGCCTCCCGCAAGAGCGACCAGGCCGTGGCGGCCGCCGAGCAGATGTATATCGGCAGCTACCACCTCGCCGCGCGCAAGGCCGCCTTGGCCGTGATCGGCAGCAGAGAGCAACTTCTCGTCCTGTCAGCAAAGTTCGGGCTTCTCAGACTGTCCGATCACATCCTCGCCTACGACCTGACATCCGGGCAGCCCGGCACCGTCGGGCCCCAGGCCCTGCGCGAGCAGGCCCACCACCTGGCGGTCACCGGCTGCCGCGTGACCGTCCTTGCAGGACTCCGCTACGCCGCGCTGGCCCGCCACGTCTGGACAGATCTCCATCACCCCCTGGCCGGTGCGCGGGGCATCGGAGACCACCTGGCCTACTTCGCCACCCAGTACGGCCCGCCGGCAGAGGCCCGGGAGACGACGGGCGGCCGGACCGTATCCACAGGCCCGACCCGTCACTCTCACACCATGCGCCCCGCCAGGGCGATCTCGTCCTCAGGAGCCATCACATGACCTACACGCCCGAACCCGCGACTGTACGCCAACTGGCCACCCAGATCCTGGCGGCCGCAGTGGACGACATCAGCTCCGAGACCGTCGCGGACACCGTCCTCTACGCGGACAACGTCCCGGCCGATCCGCAGGAGTTCGCCCTCCTGCGCGCTGCGGTCGATGAGGCCGTCAGTAATGCCCACGTCAGCGTCAGCTGGCCGGAGGCGCCGGCGTAGCCGTCGTCCCAGCGCTTCCCCGTCCTTTGGGCCACAGCCCGATCCGAGCAAAGCGAGACCCATGTTCAACAAGCTGTTCTCCCGCCCCGCCCTTCAGTCCGCCCATCCCGTATCCCCCGCTACCACTCCGGCCCCGCCGCCGGTCCCGGTGCGGCGGACGTCGGTCATCGGTCTCACCAAGAAGGCTGAGGTCAGTCTGCGCAAGCACGAACTGAGCGGACAGCGGGCCGCTGTCTACTTGGTCCTGGACCGGTCCGGTTCCATGCGAAAGCACTATGCCAACGGCTCCGTCCAGTATCTCGCCGAACAGGTGCTGGGGCTGGCCCGTGGCCTCGATGACGACGGCAACGTCCCCGTGGTGTTCTTCTCCACCGGCGTCGACGGCACCACCGAGGTCCATCTCGGCAACTACGCCGGCAGGATCCAGGACGTCCACCAGGAGCTCGGCTCCATGGGGCGAACGCACTACGCGAAGGCGATAGCCCACGTCGTCAAGCACCACCTCGCCTCCGAGGCTCACGCCCAGGGCATCCCCGCACTGGTGGTCTTCCAGACCGATGGTGGTCCCACCAACCGGGACGCCGCCGAGGCGGCCCTGCGCGCGGCCTCGGTCTACCCGTTGTTCTGGAACTTCGTCGGCTACGGAATGAAGATCGACTTCTTGGTCAAACTGGACGAGCTCGGCCACCGAGCCGTCGACAATGCGAGCCACTTCCACGCAGCTGATCCTCATAACGTGGCCGACGAGGATCTTTACGACAGCCTCACCGGAGAATTCCGGGACTGGCTGGTACAGGCCCGCGCCGAGGGAATCGTGCGCTAACCCACCCGCGGGGCCGACCTCCACGGCCGGCCCCTGGACGGAGGACACCTTCATGACGGACACGACCCCCGAACCGTCGTACGCACAAGAGGCCCTGCGCGCCGGCACGCTTGTCTCCGGCCTGCAGCTGCTGCTCGAGCGCATCCAGCGCGAACCGGCCGTCGGTCGGGCACTGGCACTGATCGAGACCACAGATCTGCGAGGCCCGCTTGATCAAGCGGGCCTTCACGCGTTGCTGGCCGAGGCCAAGGCCGAACGAGACCGCTGCCTCGCGCTCGCCGAACGCGACGTCCGGCGCGGCGAGGCCGGCCGCGGGCACGGAGCGACGTGCACCTGCGGCGACTCCGATTCCGCGCACGCCCGGAAGCTCACCGACGACGGCCGGCTTCCCTGCACCAGAAACAACTGCAACTGCCATGACCTCACCTTCGTGTAACCGCCCGCTGCAGACGCCCTCCGTGCGCACCCCTGGCGCCGACGCCCTCCTCGGGCCTGCGGAACAGCCCTGGGCCGTGTGGCTGTCTGCCTCTGGCGACGTCCTGGAGCGTCCCAACCGCGACGCAGCCCTGGCCACGGCGGCAGCCCGAAATAACACCTACGCCCAGGCCGCTGACGGCCGGCCGCACTACGCGGTGGTCCTGCGCCACGGGCGCCCCTGGCGTGGGGAGGAGACCGCCCCGGGAGCCCGAGTCAGCCCGGACACCCGCAAAGTCCACGTACAGTTCGCCGAGTTGCTGCGCGAGCAGATCCTCGCCGGCCCGCTCAGCCCAGGGGACCGTCTGCCCCCACAGCGTGAGCTCGCCGCGACTTACGGCGTCGGACTCAAGACCGTGGAGAACGCCCAGAAGCTCCTCATGGGCGAGGGGCTGCTCGCCAAGGTCGGCCGCGGCATCGTGGTCACCTCCACGGCGCCCGTGGCGACCCAGCCACTACCCGGGCTCGACCTCTCTCCCGCGCAGCCGGCCGCCGTAGAGGTCAGCCACTTCGGCACGGCGGCCTACCGGCAGTTGGTGCAACGGCTGAAGGAACTCATATCGTCCGGCGATTACCCCGCCGGCTCCGAGTTCCCCACGGCGCGAGCGCTGGCCGACCAGCACGGATACAGCATCTACAGCGCGCAGCAGGCCGTAGGCAGTCTCAAGGACCAACGCCTGCTTGTCGCCGGCCACCGCGGCGTGACCGTCGTGGCCCACACCTCACGTACGGGTGCCGGTGACAGCACGATCCCGGCGAGGGACACCACTGGCGTAATCTCAACCCCGACACACGAATGAAAGACAGGAAGGCACCGTGATCAGCAAGGAACTCATGAGCCTGAGCGACATGGCGCAAGAGCTCGGCGTCGCCTCCGAGGCCGTACAGGGATGGCATCGTTCCGCCCCGGATGACCCGGAACGATCCTCCACGCCCCTCTCCGCGCTCGAAGCCGTCGCCGCGGCCATGCAGATCGCGGTGCCCGAGGCCGAGTCCAAGGAGCCGCAGTATCCGCGGGACGTCTTCGTCGCCTACTGCAAGGCCGTCGGCTACATGGACGAGGTTGGCAACCAGGCCGTCGGATTCATGGACGACGCCGGCAACGTCGTCCCCCCGGAGCAGATCGATCATGTGAAGGTGGGCCGCTACCTTCCGGTCAGTCCGACCATCGAGCCGGGGCCGGAGCAGCGCTTTCGCTACTACGTCAACCACGTCTCCGAATTTACGGGCCTGCCGATCGAAACCGTCCAGCGGTACGCGCGGTGCGAGAGGACCGAACTGTCCTTCCCCGCACCGGACGGCCTGGACGAGGCGGGCCGGCCGTTCTGGTTCCTCCAGACGTTCAGCATGAGCCTGAGCGACATGGCGGAAGAACTCGGCGTC is from Streptomyces sp. Edi2 and encodes:
- a CDS encoding DUF6884 domain-containing protein; the encoded protein is MSPPAGSMSWLQRAALASARVHHAGHVPAAIRGQELQALAHRGLVEALPGIELVDLHRPCIAAQFRITAAGRRRAEATPRPQLIVVPCASRKSDQAVAAAEQMYIGSYHLAARKAALAVIGSREQLLVLSAKFGLLRLSDHILAYDLTSGQPGTVGPQALREQAHHLAVTGCRVTVLAGLRYAALARHVWTDLHHPLAGARGIGDHLAYFATQYGPPAEARETTGGRTVSTGPTRHSHTMRPARAISSSGAIT
- a CDS encoding GntR family transcriptional regulator, translated to MRTPGADALLGPAEQPWAVWLSASGDVLERPNRDAALATAAARNNTYAQAADGRPHYAVVLRHGRPWRGEETAPGARVSPDTRKVHVQFAELLREQILAGPLSPGDRLPPQRELAATYGVGLKTVENAQKLLMGEGLLAKVGRGIVVTSTAPVATQPLPGLDLSPAQPAAVEVSHFGTAAYRQLVQRLKELISSGDYPAGSEFPTARALADQHGYSIYSAQQAVGSLKDQRLLVAGHRGVTVVAHTSRTGAGDSTIPARDTTGVISTPTHE
- a CDS encoding VWA domain-containing protein, with translation MFNKLFSRPALQSAHPVSPATTPAPPPVPVRRTSVIGLTKKAEVSLRKHELSGQRAAVYLVLDRSGSMRKHYANGSVQYLAEQVLGLARGLDDDGNVPVVFFSTGVDGTTEVHLGNYAGRIQDVHQELGSMGRTHYAKAIAHVVKHHLASEAHAQGIPALVVFQTDGGPTNRDAAEAALRAASVYPLFWNFVGYGMKIDFLVKLDELGHRAVDNASHFHAADPHNVADEDLYDSLTGEFRDWLVQARAEGIVR